The genomic interval ACGGTTTTATCAGCCATTGGCAAACCATCCAGTTTAATTCTATTCAATTCCTTACGAATAATATCTATTAAATCAGCATCTGCAAGGCCATCTATATAAGCAAGTGCGACATCTGTTTTAGATCTTTCGCCTACTTTTAACATTTCAAAGCGCAGTCTTTCATCTCGAATTCTTCTTCTTGTTAGTGCGGTATTAATCACAATATTTTCAATAAAGCCATCCCGCGATCCACGAACCACTTTTTCTGTGTCTGGCTCATCCGGCTGACGTCCCGGATAAGTTCTGACATCCACCACATATCCTATTGGTGTCCCGTCAACCACGACGACAATTAAACCTGAGAGAACTTGATCGACAAGTTCATCCATCGTCTCAATCGGTGTAACCTGTTGGTGAGTAATTCTATTTTCTACGATTTCTGCTACTTTCGATGTTGCTCGTTCCGTATCATTACAATCAACCAATTCTTCTAGAATCTCAACAATCAAAGCCGAATCGACGAGACCCGTTACATAATACATATGAACATCTTTCTTTAAAATCTTTATCTTTCTTACGCCTATATCATAACTTTTACCCAGCCCCACTCTTTCTTTCATATAGGCTTCTACTTCTGATACTTTATTAGAGATCGGTGTCATGTTCTTTTTGCTTTCTGAACTCATAGTTACCGCTCCTTTCTAATATGATTTCCACGGCCATTCTCGTAATTGGTGCACCCTTTTTATAATCATCTCGATGTGACATTTTCCCGATATCCCCAATCCCAACGACAATAGGCGCCTTCAATTCATCTATTATATAAACAGTGTCCCCTGTAATTTGCCCTAATTCAAATTCCTCTACTCCATACTTATCGACTCCATTTGGTGTTAAGTTACCATCACGGTCAATACATACATCTACCTTCGTCCATTCCTCCCTTCTCGTTTTTGAGGCAACAGCAATAATGCCCAGAACCTCAATCGCAGGATCATTAGCAACATAGCGCATTGCCCGTTCGCCAGCGCCTTCTCCTACATAGCCGCTGTCATCAAACATTACTAATACGGGATCATTCTTTGCTTGTTGAATAAGGCGAACAAGTTCTGCTCCAGAACAAGCAGTTGGATTTCCTTGTGACATCGAAATACAGCGACCTCCAATTTCGTGAGCAACAAATTCTACAGCCTTTTTTGCATAAATATCGCCGTCTGTTATCAAAATCACTTTTCTCTTCTGTCCCATCCAATGTCTTCCTTTCGGTACCAAGTTCCTTTATAAATCCACATAATAAATCCACTGAAATAAGGAGCCAATGATTTTCCCCAACACAAGCGCCATCATTAAATAAATGACTTTTTCTTGAATGCCCATTCGTTTAGCAAGAATCGGAAATACATTTAACACTTCTGTTAATGCAGCCGCCAGCATACCGTTAAAAATGCCATCGGCAAGACCAATCGGCATCAACAGCCACTTCGTCCAAAAAAGCTTAATTTCTTGTAAACCAAGCCAACCTCCAATTACAACGCCTGCAATAATAGCCGCTTCATAATAATGAATAAACTGCATCGTTTTTGTAAGCTGAGTTAGTCTCGGAATAACTCCCAACACGGTTACAAATGCTACAAAGCCCGCTCCAACCGCAAAACCGCTCGCAAGACCAATAAAGAGACCGAGTACAACTTTACCGGTTATCAAGATGACGATTACTTTCCTTATTTTCATTCATGATGACATATTGATCTAAATCTTGTTGATAGTTAAACATCTCCACTTCGAGCGGACTTGGCTCTTCATTAAAGCGCTTTTTAAAGAAGTGATTAAAAAAGAGAATCATCCCAATTCCAAGACCGAAACTGTACGGAATTTGAATAAGCAACGGCTTTCTATCCTCTCTTCCAGTAATTAGCGTGAAGAGCTTTTGATGCACTTCCCCCATACTGACATCTACATGAAAGTTCATAATCGTCATGCCAGCTCCAAGGAATAACAACAACCAAACAGCGGTAAAAGCTAAAAAAGAAACTTTTTGTTTTTCATAGATTACTTCAATAATTGTCTGAGATGGACCAAATGTTTGAATTTCTATAGATTGATCAATCGCTTGAATAGCTTCAATAACCTGAACCAAATCGATAATAATAATATTTTTATCTTCGTGTGTTACAGTAAGTAGAACCTCTTCTTCAATTTTTTTTACCTGCTTATCATCTCCAATAAATTTCGCAACATCTTTCAACCTCACTTGTTGATTTTTCTGTACGTGTACTCGATTTCGCATTCTAAGATAAATCAAATCCATTGCTTTCACATCCAGACCGTTAATTTTCTCCTATATGTAGTATGGATTGGCAACTAAGTGAAAATGCAGAAAGAAATAGATAACCAATAATTAACAAACAAATTTCACTTCTTAGTTGTGTTAAATAGTATTGAACAAACAACACAAATGAAAGACCACATGAATCAATGATTCATGTGGTCTTTCATTTGTTGTAAAATTTTCTTTTCCAGCCTAGATACTTGAACTTGAGAAATCCCAAGTCTCGAGGCTACTTCAGACTGTGTTTGATCTTTATAGTATCTTAGAAATACAATTAACCGCTCTCGTTCATCCAATTCATGAATCGCTTCTTTTAAAGCAATCTGATCAAACCATTTTGTATCGCTTTGGTCCGCAATTTGATCTAGCAGCGTAATGGGATCGCCGTCATTTTCATATACGGTTTCATGGATAGAGGATGGATTACGATTAGCTTCTTGTGCTAAAATAATGTCTTCTGGAGAAAGCTCCAAATGTTCAGCTATCTCGTTCACAGTCGGAACGCGTCCATACGTCTTTGAAAGCTCTTCTTTAGCACGGCGAATTTTATTAGCCATTTCCTTTAAAGAGCGACTTACTTTAACTGTACCATCATCTCGAATGAAACGTTGAATTTCACCAATAATCATTGGTACAGCATATGTTGAAAACTTGACTTCAAACGATAAATCGAATTTGTCAACAGACTTTAATAGACCGATACAACCAATTTGATATAAATCATCCGGCTCGTACCCTCTATTTAAGAAACGTTGAACAACGGACCATACTAGCCTTAAATTACTTTGAACGATTAAATCGCGCGCTTCTTGGTCCCCGCTCTGGCTGCTTCGGATTAGTCTCCGCAATTCTTCGTCTTTTAAATGGACCTGGTCTTTTTTTGTTTTCCCGTTCTTAACCTCCACATCCATAGGCAAGTCTCCTTAATTGCACAACGCTTTATTTCTCGCTAAGTGCTTTTTTAATCGTATAATGGTGCCTTCGCCTTGATGAGAAATCACATGAATTTCATCCATAAAGTTTTCCATAATCGTAAAGCCCATGCCGGAACGTTCAAGCTCGGGTTTTGTCGTAAAAAGCGGTTGCTTCGCTTCCTCTACATCATCAATACCGATACCCTCATCACGAATTGTCAGTTCAATAGTGTCTCCATCTAAGATGACTGCAATATAAATCACACCATTTGGGTCATTTTCATACCCATGAATAATCGAATTCGTAACGGCTTCCGATACAACCGTTTTAATCTCTGTTAACTCATCCATTGTTGGATCCAGCTGGGCAATAAATGCTGCAACGGTAATTCTGGCAAAGGATTCATTTTGACTTAATGCCGAAAATTGAATTTCCATTTTATTTTTCATCATTTACGCTACCCCCAGTCTTTGCAAAGCGTTCTTTTCTGATCGTTCTACTTTCACAATTTTAAACAACCCGGACATTTCAAATAACCGCTTTACAGCTGGGGAAATTGCACAAATAACCATTTCCCCTTTATTCTTCTGAATTTGCTTATAGCGTCCTAATATCACACCAAGTCCTGAGCTATCCATAAAATGAAGCTCTTCCAAATTCAATACAATATGCTTTATCTGATGTTTTTGAATTGCATTTTCTGCTTGTGTACGTAACTCCTCCGCTGTATGATGATCTAATTCTCCATTGAGGCGAATTAATAATACGCCATTCTTTGCTTCCAGTTGAATAGCAAGACTCACACGAAACAGCTCCCTTCTCTCGTTTCTATATGAGTCAAATTCTCCTTTTCTTTACTATTTTCCTTCTTATAGGCAAAAGTAGTGTTCATTCGCCTAAACTAGTACATTTATGTGTGGATATGACATTTTATGCTATTTTGTTTGTGAAAACATGCCGAATGCACGCTTATATAACTGCCACCAGCTAGCTTCCTCCACTGATTCTTTAGCAATAATTGGTGATTCTACATATACTTTTCCGTCTTTCTTCAATTGAAGTGTACCAATTTGGTCTCCTTTTTTAATCGGTGCCTTTAAGTCTTGATTCATCGTAATTTTCTTTGTAAAGTCTTTAGCTGTACTTCCTTTTTTCGTCAAAATCGAAATAGGTTCACTTGTTACACCTGTAACCAGCTTCGACTCTCCTTTGCTCACTTTAGCCTCAGCTAGTTTTTCATCCTTTTTGTAAATCGGATGAGTTGTATATTGTGCAAAAGCATAATCTAACATTTTAGTCACTTGAGCATTACGTTCTTTTGGAGTAGAGGCCCCAAATACAACGGCAATTACACGCATATCTCCTTTTTTAGCAGTAGCTGTTAAACAATACTTTGCTTCTGCTGTATATCCTGTTTTTAATCCATCTACACCTGGATAAAACTTTACTAGTCGATTGGTGTTGACAAGCCAAAACTTCTTATCTGTATCTTCACGAAGATAATCTTCATACGTACTCGTAAACTTCGTAATTAATGAATATTTCAATAATTCTTTTGCCATAACAGACATATCGTGGGCTGAGCTATAGTGATCAGCTACTGGAAGACCTGTTGCATTTTGAAATTTTGTATTTTTCAAGCCTAGCTGTGCGGCCTTTTCATTCATCTTCTTCACAAACGCTTCTTCTGATCCTGCTAATCTCTCTGCCATCGCTACCGATGCATCATTAGCTGAACCAATCGTAATCCCTTTGAGCATTTCTTCGGTTGTCATTTCTTCTCCTGGCTCAAGGAAAATTTGTGAACCACCCATGGAAGCCGCATATTCACTCGTTCGGACTTTTTCTTTTAAAGAAAGCTCTCCTTTTTCAATCGCTTCCATAATTAATAACAACGTCATAATTTTTGTCATGCTAGCAGGGGAAAGCTTTTCATCCGCATTTTTATCGTATAAAACCGTTCCCGTATCTCGTTCAATCAAGATGGCTGATTTTGCATTTTCGGCTAGCTCTACTTCTTTTTTTTCTACGGCTTGTGCATAAGGAATTGTCAAGCCTGTTGTTAATAACATCGTTAAACATAGAGAAAGAATCCGCTTCATCTCCATACCCTCCATTCTGTATAGCATTTATTTTTACCACTAAATCCAAATTTATACAGAAGCTATTTTAAAAGTTACGCTATATTAAACAATATTGTTGATTGAACAATTTGGGCATTATTGGATTCAGCCGAGCCAAAGTTATGAAGAAATGAATAAAAAGGACACCTCAACTATTGAGATGCCCTTTTGTCACTATATTTACTGTAAAATCTCTTTATAAATAAGTGTCGGTTGCGATACTTGTTCTTTAGAAATAGAGATGTGATTATATAACTTTTCCTTAACAACTTTTACATCTTCAACATTGCTGTAAATGGTAACGAGTGATTCGCCTTGCTCAACATAATCACCAATTTTCTTACGAAGCACTAAGCCAACCGCTAAGTCAATTTCGGACTCTTTTGTCGCCCTTCCTGCACCTAGCAGCATAGCCGCTGTACCTATCTCATCCGCTACAATTTCAGAAACATAACCGGACTCTTTTGCTTGAAGTTCATAAACAAAGGATGCTTGTGGAAGCTTTTCAGGATGATCAACGACAGAACCATCACCACCTTGAGCAATTAGAAATTTTCTAAACGTTTCAAGTGCAGAACCGTCTTGAATAGCTTGTGTCAATCGCGCTCTTGCTTCATCTAAAGAGCTTGCTTTTTTCGCTAAATAAACCATATAACTTCCAAGTGTTAAAGAAAGCTCTGTTAAATCCTCAGGGCCTTCACCTTTCAGTGTATCGATGGCTTCTTTAACCTCAAGTGCATTCCCAATCGCAAAGCCAAGCGGCTGGCTCATATCAGAAATAACAGCCATTGTCTGGCGACCGACATTATTCCCAATCTGAACCATCGCATGAGCCAATACCTCCGAGTCTTCGAGGGTTTTCATAAAAGCCCCTGCGCCTGTTTTCACATCGAGAACAATCGCATCGGCACCCGCTGCAATTTTTTTACTCATAATCGAGCTTGCAATCAACCCCATACTATTAACCGTTGCAGTGACATCACGAAGCGCATAAAGCTTTTTATCCGCTGGTGTTAAATTTCCACTTTGACCGATGACAGCCAATTTATTTTTGTTTACAAGTTCAATAAATTGTTCATTTTCTATTTCAACATGAAAACCAGCAACTGCTTCTAACTTATCTACAGTTCCACCTGTATGACCTAAACCACGCCCTGACATTTTTGCCACAGGCACCCCCACAGAAGCAACCAATGGTCCTAATACGAGTGTTGTCGTATCGCCTACCCCGCCTGTAGAGTGTTTATCAACCTTAATTCCTTCAATCTTAGATAAGTCAATCTGATCACCTGATTGAACCATTGCCATCGTTAAATCCGCACATTCTCTTTCCGTTAGTCCTTGAAAATATACAGCCATCGCCCAGGCGCTCATTTGATAATCAGGAAGCGAACCATCGGTAAAACCTTGAATAATAAACGTCATTTCTTCCGTCGTTAACTCGTGTCCATCCCGCTTTTTTTCAATCAAATCTACCATTCTCATCTGAAGTTCCTCACTTTCGTAAATGGCTTACAACTCTTTTACAATTTCTTTAACAAAGCGTAAAAAACGACTTTTCACCTTTTCCGTTGTTTCAATAACCTCTTCATGAGATAGTGGCTGATCCAAAATACCGGCAGCCATATTAGTCATACAAGAAATACCAAGTACTTTTAAACCGCAATGTCTTGCCACTATCACTTCAGGAACAGTCGACATTCCAACTGCATCCCCGCCGATTACCCTTGCCATTCTTACTTCTGCTGGTGTTTCATAAGCGGGACCAGTATTACCGACATACACACCTTCTTTAAGATCTAACCCTTGCGTTGCAGCAATTTGTTTAGCTAAACTTCGCAGTTCTTTATTATACGCTTCTGACATATCTGGAAAACGCGGGCCAAAACGTGCATCATTGGAACCGATTAAAGGATTAGTTCCCATACAATTAATGTGATCAGTAATGAGCATTAAATCTCCAGGAGTAAAGCTTTCATTTACACTTCCCGCAGCATTAGTCACAATTAGTGTTTCCACACCTAATAATTTCATAACCCGGACCGGAAATGTCACTTGACTCATAGAATATCCTTCATAAAAGTGGAAACGCCCCTGCATAGCCACTACTGTTTTACCGCTCAGCTTTCCAATTACCAATTTCCCTGCATGTCCTTCCACAGTAGACACAGGAAAATTGGGAATTTCTTGATAAGGTAATACGATAGGCTGTTCAATTTCAGCCGCTAAAACACCTAAGCCTGAACCAAGAATTAAACCAACTGAAGGAACGTCTGTTATCTTACTTTTAATAAAAGCAGCTGCCTTTTCTAATTGCTCGTACATCATCAAGCCCCTCCTTCATTTAATTCAGCTAACATACTTTTTCCATACGAAGGCATCTTCACCTTAAAATTATCTGCTACCGTCGCACCAATATCTGCAAATGTTTGACGAATAGGCAGTTGTCGACCGCCGGATTGAAAACGTTTTGAATAAATCAATAGAGGCACATATTCACGTGTATGGTCTGTTCCATGATGAATGGGATCATTTCCGTGGTCAGCCGTAATCATTAATAAATCATTCTCCGTTAGTTTATCTAATACTTCTGGCAATCGTGCATCAAATTCCTCTAATGCTTTCCCATAGCCTAATGGATCGCGGCGATGTCCAAACAAGGCATCAAAATCAACAAGATTCAAGAAGCTTAGACCCGTAAAATCTTTCTCAACTGTATACACAAGTTTATCCATACCATCCATATTGGACACAGTTCGTAAAGATTCCGTTACTCCTTCCCCATCAAAGATATCGGAAATTTTCCCGATAGCTAGTACATCTAAGCCTGCATCTTTCAATTCATCCATTACCGTTCGATCAAAAGGTTTTAGCGCATAATCATGACGGTTTGACGTTCTTTTGAAGTGACCTGGCTCTCCGATAAACGGACGAGCAATGACACGGCCGACTTTGTATTCATCCGCTAACGTCATTTCCCGGGCTATTCCACAAATATTATACAGTTCGTCAAGTGGAACAATCTCTTCATGTGCAGCAATTTGGAGTACAGAGTCAGCAGATGTATAAACAATAAGAGCTCCTGTCTTCATATGTTCTTCCCCAAGCTCTTCAAGAATAGCTGTGCCGCTCGCTGGCTTATTCGCAATTATTTTGCGCCCTGTTTTCTCTTCCAAAGCTTTGATTAAAGAGTCGGGAAAACCATTTGGAAACACCTGAAAAGGCTGCGTAATATTAAGACCCATGATTTCCCAGTGACCTGTCATCGTATCCTTTCCTGTTGATGCTTCCTGCATTTTCGTATAGTAGGCAAGCGGATGTTCCGCTTTTTCCACACCTTTTATCTCCCGAATATTACTTAATCCTAACTTAGCCAAATTTGGCATATGTAAGCCATTCATCCGCTCTGCAATATGTCCTAACGTATCGGCCCCCTTATCCCCAAACTTCTCGGCATCGGGTGCCTCACCAATCCCAACAGAGTCCATTACAATGACAAATATACGTTTAAATTTTCCCATTACGATTCCTCCTACAAAAGTAAATCAATCGGATATATCCTAACTGCTAACCTGTACCCATCATAGTATCATTCATAAGGACCAATAAGCAATTTACGACCACATTATATAGTGAAGCTTCATAGTAAAGTCCGTTAAATACAGGATAAAAACAAACTAGGCCTCTCAACCGCAGCTAAGAGACCTTTCTCTATTAATCTATGTACCTACTAAGCACGTGGATGAAACTTTGAATACACATCTTTAATACGGACATTCGTAATATGCGTATAAATTTGAGTGGTAGAAATATCAGCATGCCCAAGCATTTCTTGAACAGCACGCAAATCTGCTCCATTCATTAATAAATGCGTTGCAAACGAATGGCGTAATGTATGCGGTGTAATCTCTTTTTCAATATTCGCTTCCTTCGTCAACTTTTTAAGGATTTTCCAAAAACCCTGGCGCGTCAGTCGATTGCCATGATGA from Peribacillus asahii carries:
- a CDS encoding D-alanyl-D-alanine carboxypeptidase family protein; this translates as MKRILSLCLTMLLTTGLTIPYAQAVEKKEVELAENAKSAILIERDTGTVLYDKNADEKLSPASMTKIMTLLLIMEAIEKGELSLKEKVRTSEYAASMGGSQIFLEPGEEMTTEEMLKGITIGSANDASVAMAERLAGSEEAFVKKMNEKAAQLGLKNTKFQNATGLPVADHYSSAHDMSVMAKELLKYSLITKFTSTYEDYLREDTDKKFWLVNTNRLVKFYPGVDGLKTGYTAEAKYCLTATAKKGDMRVIAVVFGASTPKERNAQVTKMLDYAFAQYTTHPIYKKDEKLAEAKVSKGESKLVTGVTSEPISILTKKGSTAKDFTKKITMNQDLKAPIKKGDQIGTLQLKKDGKVYVESPIIAKESVEEASWWQLYKRAFGMFSQTK
- a CDS encoding stage V sporulation protein AB; this encodes MTGKVVLGLFIGLASGFAVGAGFVAFVTVLGVIPRLTQLTKTMQFIHYYEAAIIAGVVIGGWLGLQEIKLFWTKWLLMPIGLADGIFNGMLAAALTEVLNVFPILAKRMGIQEKVIYLMMALVLGKIIGSLFQWIYYVDL
- a CDS encoding pyrimidine-nucleoside phosphorylase is translated as MRMVDLIEKKRDGHELTTEEMTFIIQGFTDGSLPDYQMSAWAMAVYFQGLTERECADLTMAMVQSGDQIDLSKIEGIKVDKHSTGGVGDTTTLVLGPLVASVGVPVAKMSGRGLGHTGGTVDKLEAVAGFHVEIENEQFIELVNKNKLAVIGQSGNLTPADKKLYALRDVTATVNSMGLIASSIMSKKIAAGADAIVLDVKTGAGAFMKTLEDSEVLAHAMVQIGNNVGRQTMAVISDMSQPLGFAIGNALEVKEAIDTLKGEGPEDLTELSLTLGSYMVYLAKKASSLDEARARLTQAIQDGSALETFRKFLIAQGGDGSVVDHPEKLPQASFVYELQAKESGYVSEIVADEIGTAAMLLGAGRATKESEIDLAVGLVLRKKIGDYVEQGESLVTIYSNVEDVKVVKEKLYNHISISKEQVSQPTLIYKEILQ
- the sigF gene encoding RNA polymerase sporulation sigma factor SigF, translated to MDVEVKNGKTKKDQVHLKDEELRRLIRSSQSGDQEARDLIVQSNLRLVWSVVQRFLNRGYEPDDLYQIGCIGLLKSVDKFDLSFEVKFSTYAVPMIIGEIQRFIRDDGTVKVSRSLKEMANKIRRAKEELSKTYGRVPTVNEIAEHLELSPEDIILAQEANRNPSSIHETVYENDGDPITLLDQIADQSDTKWFDQIALKEAIHELDERERLIVFLRYYKDQTQSEVASRLGISQVQVSRLEKKILQQMKDHMNH
- a CDS encoding stage V sporulation protein AA, which produces MDLIYLRMRNRVHVQKNQQVRLKDVAKFIGDDKQVKKIEEEVLLTVTHEDKNIIIIDLVQVIEAIQAIDQSIEIQTFGPSQTIIEVIYEKQKVSFLAFTAVWLLLFLGAGMTIMNFHVDVSMGEVHQKLFTLITGREDRKPLLIQIPYSFGLGIGMILFFNHFFKKRFNEEPSPLEVEMFNYQQDLDQYVIMNENKESNRHLDNR
- a CDS encoding stage V sporulation protein AE, with the protein product MGQKRKVILITDGDIYAKKAVEFVAHEIGGRCISMSQGNPTACSGAELVRLIQQAKNDPVLVMFDDSGYVGEGAGERAMRYVANDPAIEVLGIIAVASKTRREEWTKVDVCIDRDGNLTPNGVDKYGVEEFELGQITGDTVYIIDELKAPIVVGIGDIGKMSHRDDYKKGAPITRMAVEIILERSGNYEFRKQKEHDTDL
- the deoB gene encoding phosphopentomutase; its protein translation is MGKFKRIFVIVMDSVGIGEAPDAEKFGDKGADTLGHIAERMNGLHMPNLAKLGLSNIREIKGVEKAEHPLAYYTKMQEASTGKDTMTGHWEIMGLNITQPFQVFPNGFPDSLIKALEEKTGRKIIANKPASGTAILEELGEEHMKTGALIVYTSADSVLQIAAHEEIVPLDELYNICGIAREMTLADEYKVGRVIARPFIGEPGHFKRTSNRHDYALKPFDRTVMDELKDAGLDVLAIGKISDIFDGEGVTESLRTVSNMDGMDKLVYTVEKDFTGLSFLNLVDFDALFGHRRDPLGYGKALEEFDARLPEVLDKLTENDLLMITADHGNDPIHHGTDHTREYVPLLIYSKRFQSGGRQLPIRQTFADIGATVADNFKVKMPSYGKSMLAELNEGGA
- the spoIIAA gene encoding anti-sigma F factor antagonist, with product MSLAIQLEAKNGVLLIRLNGELDHHTAEELRTQAENAIQKHQIKHIVLNLEELHFMDSSGLGVILGRYKQIQKNKGEMVICAISPAVKRLFEMSGLFKIVKVERSEKNALQRLGVA
- a CDS encoding purine-nucleoside phosphorylase — translated: MMYEQLEKAAAFIKSKITDVPSVGLILGSGLGVLAAEIEQPIVLPYQEIPNFPVSTVEGHAGKLVIGKLSGKTVVAMQGRFHFYEGYSMSQVTFPVRVMKLLGVETLIVTNAAGSVNESFTPGDLMLITDHINCMGTNPLIGSNDARFGPRFPDMSEAYNKELRSLAKQIAATQGLDLKEGVYVGNTGPAYETPAEVRMARVIGGDAVGMSTVPEVIVARHCGLKVLGISCMTNMAAGILDQPLSHEEVIETTEKVKSRFLRFVKEIVKEL
- the spoIIAB gene encoding anti-sigma F factor; translation: MKNKMEIQFSALSQNESFARITVAAFIAQLDPTMDELTEIKTVVSEAVTNSIIHGYENDPNGVIYIAVILDGDTIELTIRDEGIGIDDVEEAKQPLFTTKPELERSGMGFTIMENFMDEIHVISHQGEGTIIRLKKHLARNKALCN